The DNA region AGCTGCCGGATGACGACCTCACACTGCTGCAGCGTGGCGGGCTTGCGCAGATGCAGGGGCAGGCCCGCCGAGGGGGGCGCCCCTGGCACCTGCCTGCCCTTGTGCTGGCTGCCCACCGCCCAGGGGGGCACTGCGTTAGCACTGTCTGCTTCTTCCTCCCTGAAACAGTCGTGAGAGCTGCCAGAGTCAGGGCGGGGGCAGCCTGCCGCGGGTGGTCTCACCGGCTCTCGGGGAGGCACTTGCTCCAGCGTGGGGAGAGGGTGTCTCTGCAGCCTGGCTCCCTTCTGTGCCTGGCAGCAGGTGGGGGTCCCTGGGGCCAGCCTGAATCCTggcccaccccttcctcccctcgCAACACACACTGAGGGGGCGAGTGTGGTCTGAGCTGCCCTCGGTGCTGACCGCAAATTCAGGGTCTGGCGCAGGTTGCCCACAGGCTGCAGAGAAGCAGGGGCGGGCCCGCCGGCCCAGCAGACAGCACGCAAGCCCCAGGGGTGGCCCTGCCCTGGTGTGCCAACCCCATGCCCTCCAGAACCTAGCATGGTTCCTGGGGGAGCCCCGACCAGACTCGGGGTTCTCTGGGTGAAAAGCAAGCTAATCTGGAGGCCTGGACACTTTGCTTCTGTGTTTGAAAGCATGCTTTAGGGGCTGCTGCCAGCCCCTCCTGCAGATTCAGGTCAGTTCAGGGGGCCCACTGGATCCCGGGGCGGGGAGAAGGCAGTGCCCACCAGGTGGGCAAGCCCAGCCTTCAGGAGCTCACTTCCCGCTGGAGACTGTTTGAAAGGGTGACCCTGTGGGCGGGTTCCAGGCTGTGAACCTGCCAAGCGCACCCGTCCCAGGGGTGCAGGGAACCTTACTTAACAAGCCCCTGCACCCCGAGGGCCTTGTCCACCCTGCCGCCCTGAAGCAGGGTGGTGACCGAGGTCTCCTCCTCCAGGTCCGGCTTCTGGGGGACTTCAGCTTTCCAGTCTTGCTTCTTAGAGGAGCCGGGCTGGGGCCTGGCCTTGCCCTGAGAGCTGGCTGCAGGTCAGACCCAGACGGGGCCTTGTCACTGGGCGTCAGTGGGCCACGTGCACCCGCGGGGCCCCACCCGTCCCTCAGTAAAGGGGACAGGGGAACGGCCTCCCTCTGGGCAGGCTGCTGGGAGGCACAGAGGCAGGGCGGGGCGAAGCCCGTGGAGGCCTGAATGTCCTGAAGGGGCTGCAGTGCTGAAGGCCGGCTGCCCCAGCAGCTGAGGCGGGGAGAGAGCCCCACACACCCTGCAGAGTGGTCCTGGGGGCCTCGGCAgagctcggggtggggggggggtgggccaGCAGCTGTTCCCTGACCTGAACCCCATTTCGggcaaaatgaaacagaaggcGAGATCTGGGCCCAGCCCACGTGAAGCCGAGGGGCTCAGAGGCAGCGCCGGGAAGGGCGGCTCTCGAGGCCCTCCGTTGGCTCCGCTTCAGGCCCCCCACCTGCGCCCTGCCTGCTCTGAGGGCTGAGGTGAGCGGGCAGAGGACCACCGGGCTCGTGGGTCACATGTTCTGCCTGCCTCACACCCCACACCGACGGTCTTCCCTCTAGCCAGCCCGCTGACCTGTCCCCTGGCCTCATCCTGGGGGGTTTCAGCTCACAGGCCCCTGGGGGCCCTCCTGGGTCCCTTCAGCGTCTCCTTAACCCCCAAATCCACAGGGCCTGGCAGAGGTGCCCCCTGCGGACCACCATGGGCGCCCACATCAGGCCCAGGGTGCCTGAGGGGCCCTGCTCCACCCCGACCCCGAGCACAGAGGTACTGGTGCGCTCACCCGACACTGTCGTATTCGAGACGGACTTGCCGGACTGAAGGCTGGAGCTCGACATGCTGCCTGTGGGGGGCGTGGGGTCAGCCCACGGTGGCAGGGCCACGCTCCCATCCCCGTGGGTCCCGGTACCCCCTCACACTTGGGCAAGGCCGCCCCAGACCCTGCCAGTCCCAGAGGGAGCCGTGGCCAGGGGGCTGCAGGTGGAAGCGGGGGCCGAGTGGGAGCAAGGCCTCTCCCCAGGTCCCCTCGGGGGCACCCAGCACTGCGTGCCCACATCAGCCAGAGAAGGGTCCCCGCCACCCCACCCTCTGCATGTCTCCCTGGGGGCCTTCGAGGCTGGCACCGCTCACCACTCAGACCACCTCCCGATGTGGACCTGGCCTCAGCAataggaggggaggggagccctGGGTGAGACTGGGGGACAGGCAAGGTAAGTGGGCTGCAGATGAGGCCATGCGTGGTTGCCGTGGAGACAGTGGGGTGGCCCGAAGCCTCAGGGACCGGAGCTGGGGCTGTGCTGGGCCAGCCCATGTTTCAGGGGACGACATCTGGGACAGCAGTGCAAGTGGACGAGCCTCTGGGAGAGTGAGGCCGGGGTCCATGGGGGCGTGAGGGCAGAGACTGCCTCCCGCTCTTCTGTCCTGGCCCCTGCTGTGCTCAGGTGCAGTCACCCAGGCCGTGGCTGGGAGCCGTCCGTGTGTCCGGCCCGTCCCCCTGGGGTGGCTGGCGTGCACACAGGCAGTCCGGGGGGCTCCTCTTGAGAGCACTTTGCACGAGGCAGCTGTGGGCCTCAGCCTTACCTTTCTTCTGCGGTTTCTGGTTCATGATGAGCTTGTAGTGGAGATCTGAAAGCAAGCATAGGCTCTGCTGGGGCCACTCTGAGAGACGCAGCTTGGCTGCCCCCCGCCCAGGCCTCCCTGCTGAGCCCCTGTGGACCCAGCCATGGCACCCTCGGGTGGACTCGGGGTGCCCCTGGCTGCTCCCTGAGCCAGAGCCCCTCCCTGCATCCGTGACGTCTGCGGGGCACCCTCTGCCGGCTGGGTCCCGGGCTTCAGAGGGGACAGAGTGAGTCAAGATGACCCAGGTGGCAGGGATCCATCTGGGTTTGCTTGGCTTGGGAAAATCCATCGACCTGCCTGCGCGGACTCGGGGCGGGGTTTCACTTCGACCAAAGTTTTTCAAAAGAGGCGGCCGGGTTTCCGTTGAGGGTGGTGTAGTGGGCTTGGGGCCTGGAGGGGAGTCCCGCGAGGCCGCCTCCTGAGGGCCGGCCCGCGGCCCCCCTCACCCTTGTTCTCCCGCTTCAGGTACTCGATCTCCTCGTGGAGCTTGACCAGCGTCTCCGAGTGCTGCTGCTGCAGGAACTGCACGCTCTTCTCCAAGTCCAGCACCCGCTTCTGAGCCTCGCTGAGCCCCAGCGGCGCGCCGTGCTGTCCGGGCTGGGTGACTGCcggcgggcgcgggcgcgggcgcaATGCGCCCCGGGAGCCCGGGACCCCCGAGCTGCGGGGCCGCTGCCCGGCCGCCACCCCCGTCGCGCTCATGTAGCCGCTGCCGCTGCACGCCCGCTCGGTGGCCCGGCTGCCGCGGCCTGGCGCGGCATCGCCATGGAAACGGGCGCGCgtgcggcggggcggggcgcccaatggggaggggcggggctgcggcggggcggggcgccggTTTGGGGGCGGGGCTGCGTCGGGCGGGGCCTGGGTGAGACCCTTGATTTATGCGCCAGTGTCCTGGCCCCGCCCCAGTGGGGTAGCTCACATGGTCACAGGCAGTCTGGGGGCCTGAGGGATGACACCACCCAcatttcagaaagtgaagaggaactaaagagcctcttgatgaaggtgaaagaggagaatgaaaaagttggcttaaaactcaacatttaaaaggctaaaatcatggcatccagtccggtcacttccatggcaaatagatgaggaaagagtggaaacagtgatagattttactttctggggctccaaaatcactgcggactgtgactacagccatgaaaaaaGGACTGCAGTTCCTGGAatcaaagctatgacaaacctagacagcatattaaacagcagagacattattctgctgacaaaggtgcatagggtcaaagctatggtttttccagtagtcatgtatggatatgggagttggaccatgcagaaagctgagcaccaatgaatagctgcttttgaacagtggtactgaagaagattcttgagagttccttggactgcaaggagatccagtcagtcctaaaggaaatcaaccttaaatcttcactggaagtactgaagctgaagctgcaatactctggccacctgactcaaagagccaactcattggaaaagaccctgatgctgggaaagattgaaggcaggaggagaagggggcaacagaggatgagatggttggagggcatcaccgactcgatagacatgagtttgagcaagctctgggagttggtgatggacagggaggcctggcgtgctgcggtccatggtgtcgcagagtcagacacgactgagcgagtgaacagcAACATTCCTCTGACAGACTGTAGAGATTCATCCTCCTTTACAGGTcttaatatttagttttgttCACTGGTTGTGTTTTAATAGTTCATGTTTTAAATAGCTGATACGGTTACAGGATGATACTTTAGGTGACATGATTTTGTCTCAAAGATCAAAAGGTTGAATTTCCCCTTCCAGTCATTGCAGACCCCTGTGCTTTATGAAGTGTGAACAAAACATGGAACAGCTGTCCGCAGGCACCAGAGAATcacaaaaagcaaacagaattTGCAAGAAGGCAGTGCTTGTAAgagattttggagaaggaaatggcaacccactccagtattcttgcctggagaaccccacagacggaggagcctggtaggctacagtccacggctgagtgacttcacttcactttctcctgAGGGCTCCTGATGAGCGAGACCGGAGCAGAAAGTCGCTGGCTTATTGGCTGGAGAGGGTGATGGGTGAAAACTGAGGGGTGCTGGGAAGTTTGGAGCTATGAACTCCCTTCAAGTGCGTGGCTGGCCTGAAACGCAGAAGGTCCCAGGGCAGGACAAAGCCAGAGGCCAAAATGGCCAACTCCAGGGGAGACTAAGTTTGGAAACTGACAGAGGCTTtcagagaagaataaaatgtaaagCCCAAGTGGCACAAGTCCCTGTAGTCTTCTAGTAACTCAGCTGCCTGGAGAACAAAAGTCAGCACCCTTCAGGAGGACAGCAGAACCCAGAGTCTCATTGGCACAGGACCTGTGACACCAGAGttacaccaggaaagcccagatgtGGTGGGGTCAAGGGGAAGAATTCAGAGTCAGTCGACAGAAAGGGATCACAAGTAATTCTAGACGACAGTTTACAGAAAAGTGGTGGTTTacttggtcagttgtgtccgactctttgggacccacgcactgcagcccaccaggctcctctgtccatgggattttccaggcaagaacactggagtgggttgccatttctctctccaggggatcttcctgacccagaaatcgaacctgggtctcctgtattccaggcagattctttactgactgaaccaccagggaagcccaacagaaaAGTCCTGTATAATACATGTTTAAAATCTGCAGAAAAAGGTAGTTATGGTTATTGAAaccatggaaaattttaaaaacaattaggggggaaaattaaaaaaaaaaaaaaaacaattgggggggggtatataaatatatatttatttatttatttatttattctggttTCCTGGCCCGCATGCAAGGGACTTGGTTGGTATCCTTCTCACCAACACAAAAAGCgttgaacaaactgaaaatcacCAACTGTTCTTAGATCCATCAGAGCACTGAGGTCTCAGGGCAAACTGCTGCCGTTTTGGAGACAGACAGGTGGGTACAGAGAACCACAACTTAACTGTTGCAGAGACCTGCAGCAGAGCCAGTACCAGGTGGGGGGCGGGCAAGACAGTCTAAAGTGtaattgataaaaaaaataaagtgtaattGATGAATTGCTGATCTGGCTCGGTGTGAACAAGGTtgagaattgaaaagaaaaaaaaaaaaaaaaaacacgggaGGAGAAGCCTCCAATCTTACGGGGCACCCAGTGCGCCTGTCGGGCTCTTCCAGGGGAAGTGGGTGCAGGTGGGCCAAGGGCACATGGTCAGGCTTGCAGGCAGCTGCCCATCAGCCAGGCAGAAGTACGTCCTCCTGGGTAGAAACGATTTGAACAATACAGACAACCCCAAGTCCACCCGCCCCTGTCCTGAGCGAGGCGTGGACGCCACCCAAGCCGCCTCTGTGCTTACTTCCTTACCCTGACACGCCTGTGGGTCCGACTCCTTCGTCCGCTATGACTTTCACCTGTTCTTCTGTAACGGGGTCATGGCAGACATACTGCTTTGCAGCTTGGTTTTTGTTTCCACCGAAGGTCTTGGTGTCCCAGGGAGTCGTCAGTTCCtgctttttctgttctgttttgtaaaatctGTCtgtctggctgtgctgggtctcagttgtgtcattgggagcgcagagtcttggCTCTGGACCACCATGACATCTCCTTGGTTTTTTTTCTGCTACACAGCAGTCTCTGGGCTCTTCCTACGTCTGCTCTCCTGGGCCATCCTAACCTCCTAACCCCCCCGGGCAAAGTCAAGGACAAGCGGGCTGTGCCGGCGACCGTGCGGGCCAGGGCTGTGCGGTGCGGGGGGAGGCGCCTGCCGCTGCGCCCGCCGCAGCCCCGCGAGCCGAGCTTCGGTTAAGAGAATGTGTTTGCTTGGGGCCGGCCAGGAAGACGGACTTTGCTTCCGTTCATCATCCTCACGACTCTTGTGGGGAATATGTTTAGAATTGGAATTACCTGCTGATTTAAATAACTGTCAAATGGGAAATGATCACGGTCTTTTCTAAGGGCAGTGGCACGGAGGCCGCTTTCTTACTCTCCACCCCTCCAGTCACACGAGCGCCCAGAGGTCCTGTGTGTGACCTCGCTTTGTCCTTCCTCGGGGCCAGTGTGAGCGCAGTTCCAGTTCACTGAACAGGGAGAGCAACAGAAGTCGTCGGCGCTATTTTAAGCTATCGAATGGGAAGACATGGATTGTgaagattttcatttctctgaagttTTTTCTTGTCATGTGCACTTTTGTTGTCATATCTGAAAAACCAGTAAGTTCACTTGAATATTTGCTCCTGTGTTTCCTCCTAATGGCCCTAGTTTtagcttttccttttaaaaaaagtaattaggCTGAGTCAGTTGTCACTTGCGTCATGAGGGAACCACGCTGATCGCAGCGTCCGGCTTGTGcgatctgagttccccaaccagggatcgaacccacatccccggcattgcaaggcggattcttaaaaccactgggccaccagggaggtccctttaGCTGATTTCTTCTACATCAGTCTGTGATCTGAGCCTTGGTCAGGTCCCTTCAATTGTTCAACATTAGGTTGCAGGACCCTGTCCTAGTCCTTTTCTGGTCATGGAAAAACTAATTTATCCAATAGTTCATATTTTGATTCCTGGATGTGTATATAATAGGTATAGTAAGTTGTCAAACAAATGTATTTATCGGGCAGCTCTTGTATACTTGCTCAGCTC from Cervus canadensis isolate Bull #8, Minnesota chromosome 1, ASM1932006v1, whole genome shotgun sequence includes:
- the LOC122455045 gene encoding coiled-coil domain-containing protein 74B-like, with the protein product MSATGVAAGQRPRSSGVPGSRGALRPRPRPPAVTQPGQHGAPLGLSEAQKRVLDLEKSVQFLQQQHSETLVKLHEEIEYLKRENKDLHYKLIMNQKPQKKGSMSSSSLQSGKSVSNTTVSASSQGKARPQPGSSKKQDWKAEVPQKPDLEEETSVTTLLQGGRVDKALGVQGLVKEEEADSANAVPPWAVGSQHKGRQVPGAPPSAGLPLHLRKPATLQQCEVVIRQLWNANLLQAQELQHLRSLLEGSQRPRAGPEEAGPSSPRDQEAPHLGSTQLPKVAAKGISKKCLILSRAPVAERAILPALKQSLKTSFAERQRRLQAVQGRRPRRSPL